One genomic region from Desulfuromonadales bacterium encodes:
- a CDS encoding carbon-nitrogen hydrolase: protein MKEKLIVGLVQQSCSADRAANIEKSIAGIRRAAAQGAGLIVLQELHAGLYFCQTEDTDCFDQAESIPGPATETFGALARELGVVLVLSLFEKRAAGLYHNTAVVLEKDGSIAGRYRKMHIPDDPGYYEKFYFTPGDLGFNPIDTSVGRLGVLVCWDQWYPEAARLMAMAGAELLIYPTAIGFDPNDIPEEQQRQREAWTTIQRAHAVANGLPVVSVNRVGFETDPSGKTAGALFWGGSFVAGCQGEMLARADAAKEEVLVVEIDRQRGEAVRRIWPFLRDRRIDAYQDLLKRYRD, encoded by the coding sequence ATGAAAGAAAAACTGATCGTCGGCCTGGTGCAGCAGAGCTGCAGTGCCGACCGCGCTGCGAACATCGAAAAGAGCATAGCCGGCATCCGCCGGGCCGCCGCGCAGGGAGCCGGACTCATTGTGCTGCAGGAGCTGCACGCCGGCCTCTACTTCTGCCAGACCGAGGATACCGACTGCTTCGACCAGGCGGAATCGATCCCCGGCCCGGCCACTGAAACCTTTGGCGCCCTGGCACGGGAACTCGGGGTGGTGCTCGTCCTCTCCCTGTTCGAAAAGCGCGCCGCCGGTCTCTACCATAACACCGCCGTGGTGCTGGAGAAGGACGGTTCCATCGCCGGAAGATACCGCAAGATGCACATCCCCGACGACCCGGGCTATTACGAGAAGTTCTACTTCACCCCCGGCGACCTCGGCTTCAACCCCATCGACACCTCGGTCGGGCGGCTGGGGGTGCTGGTCTGCTGGGATCAGTGGTATCCCGAGGCGGCCCGCCTGATGGCCATGGCCGGAGCCGAGCTGCTTATCTATCCGACCGCCATCGGCTTCGACCCGAATGACATCCCGGAGGAGCAGCAGCGGCAGCGCGAGGCCTGGACCACCATCCAGCGCGCCCACGCCGTGGCAAACGGGCTGCCGGTCGTCAGCGTCAACCGGGTCGGTTTTGAGACCGACCCCAGCGGGAAGACGGCCGGAGCTCTCTTCTGGGGGGGAAGTTTCGTCGCCGGCTGCCAGGGGGAGATGCTGGCGCGGGCGGATGCGGCCAAAGAGGAAGTGCTGGTGGTGGAGATCGACCGGCAACGCGGCGAAGCCGTCCGGCGCATCTGGCCCTTCCTGCGCGACCGCCGCATCGACGCCTACCAGGATCTCTTGAAACGTTACCGGGATTGA
- a CDS encoding YceH family protein: MDLILNDIEVRVLGCLVEKEMTTPEYYPLSLNALTNACNQKSNRDPVLDIGETDVVRALDGLRFKGLAMQAADGGRVPKYRHALAGKLYLEPPELAILGELLLRGPQTVGELRGRAERMHPFPSLENVEAILQELQEREVPLVVKLPRQPGRKEHRYLHLLAGEPKLAAEEQTAPPETARSQVMAENERIARLEAEVGALRDELAALRQELAEFRTQFE; this comes from the coding sequence ATGGATTTGATTTTAAACGACATCGAAGTGCGGGTGCTCGGCTGTCTCGTCGAGAAGGAGATGACCACGCCTGAGTACTACCCCTTGAGCCTCAACGCCCTGACCAATGCCTGCAACCAGAAGTCGAACCGCGATCCCGTGCTGGATATCGGGGAGACCGATGTGGTCCGCGCCCTCGACGGGCTGCGTTTCAAGGGGCTGGCAATGCAGGCCGCCGACGGCGGACGGGTCCCCAAGTACCGCCACGCTCTGGCCGGCAAGCTCTACCTCGAACCGCCGGAGTTGGCCATCCTCGGCGAGCTGCTGCTGCGCGGTCCGCAGACCGTTGGCGAACTGCGCGGCCGGGCCGAGCGCATGCACCCTTTCCCCTCGCTGGAGAACGTCGAGGCGATCCTGCAGGAGTTGCAGGAGAGAGAAGTCCCCCTGGTCGTCAAGCTCCCCCGACAACCGGGGCGCAAGGAGCACCGCTACCTGCACCTGCTTGCCGGCGAGCCCAAACTGGCGGCCGAAGAACAAACCGCGCCCCCCGAAACCGCACGATCGCAGGTCATGGCCGAAAACGAGCGGATCGCCCGACTCGAGGCAGAAGTGGGGGCCCTGCGCGATGAGCTCGCCGCCCTGCGCCAGGAGCTTGCGGAATTCAGGACACAGTTCGAATAG
- a CDS encoding rhomboid family intramembrane serine protease, producing MEQEPDIAATEVWRAVPAKLDDSASFTILSGRRLHNWLLVLEARGVPCRAERRGFGWQLLVPDDRFESAREELRRFEAENRNWPPPLPPQAPLADNRLATVSVLLLLATFHNLTLLDLDLLGHHPVDWITLGNAHAELILAGQWWRPVTALTLHSGWLHLLGNLTLGGIFLVRLCRNLGSGLAWSLMLAAGTLGNLTNACLQQPDHRAVGASTAVFGAVGLLAALSLVNYRHQLRRRWPLPVAAALGLLALLGSEGERTDLGAHLFGFAFGILLGLATGFLLGWFGRPGRRLNALLAVASAGVVLGAWWAALVFVG from the coding sequence ATGGAGCAGGAACCCGACATCGCAGCAACGGAGGTTTGGCGGGCCGTCCCTGCCAAATTGGACGATTCCGCTTCCTTCACCATCCTTTCCGGGCGCCGGCTGCACAACTGGCTCCTGGTCCTGGAGGCGCGCGGGGTCCCCTGCCGGGCCGAGCGACGCGGCTTCGGCTGGCAATTGCTGGTGCCGGACGACCGCTTTGAGTCCGCTCGGGAGGAATTGCGCCGATTCGAAGCTGAAAACCGCAACTGGCCCCCGCCCCTGCCACCGCAGGCTCCCTTAGCGGACAACCGCCTGGCGACCGTCTCGGTGCTTCTCCTGCTGGCCACCTTCCACAACCTCACCCTGCTCGATCTCGATCTCCTGGGCCACCACCCGGTCGACTGGATCACACTCGGCAACGCCCACGCCGAACTGATTCTCGCCGGTCAGTGGTGGCGGCCGGTCACCGCCCTTACCCTGCACTCCGGCTGGCTGCACCTGCTGGGCAACCTGACCCTCGGCGGGATCTTCCTGGTCCGACTCTGCCGCAATCTCGGCTCGGGCCTTGCCTGGAGTCTGATGCTCGCCGCCGGCACTCTCGGCAACCTGACCAACGCCTGCCTCCAGCAGCCGGACCACCGCGCGGTGGGCGCCTCGACCGCCGTCTTCGGCGCGGTAGGCCTGCTCGCCGCACTCAGCCTGGTCAATTACCGCCACCAACTGCGCCGGCGCTGGCCGCTACCGGTCGCCGCAGCGCTCGGGCTGCTGGCGCTCCTCGGCAGCGAAGGAGAACGCACCGACCTCGGCGCGCACCTCTTCGGATTTGCCTTCGGCATCCTTCTCGGGTTGGCGACCGGCTTTCTGCTGGGATGGTTCGGCCGGCCAGGACGACGGCTCAATGCGCTGTTGGCGGTGGCGAGTGCCGGTGTGGTATTGGGCGCGTGGTGGGCGGCGCTGGTGTTCGTGGGGTAA